In Fibrobacterota bacterium, the DNA window TTTGCCGACGAAGACGGTCTTGCTGGTATCGCCATGATAGCCGTTCAAGGTGCAGGTGACGTCGATATTGAGGATGTCGCCGTCCTTGAGAACCGTCTTGCCGGGAATGCCGTGGCAGACCACGTTGTTCACCGAGGTGCAAACGGATTTGGGGAACCCGTGGTAGTTCAACGGCGAGGGATAAGCGCCCTTCTTCACGGTATAGTCGTGCACGAAGCGATCGAGGTCGTCGGTGGTCATCCCCGGCTTCACGATTTCCTCGGCGCGGGCCAGGATTTCGGCGGCCAGATTGCAGGCCTCCCGCATGAGGCCGATTTCTTTCTCGGTCTTGATCTTAATGGCCATATAACCCCGGATTTCCGTGCAATTTACAAAATAATACCTCATGGACCGCCTGAGGGGCGGCCGGCGGCCGGGCCCTCGTTCCGTTTGGGAATCTAAGCGGGAATAATCGGGGAAATGCGACGGCCCGGGGCTTCCGGGCCGCCTCATCAACGCCTGGGGCCCGCGCCTTCTTCGGAAGGTTCGTCTTCCCGGGGGAGCGGTTCCGTCAATCCCGTGAAATGGGTCCAATAGAACTTGTGCAACATCATGCCCAGCACCTGCTTCTCGTCATCGGAACTGATGAGCGATTCCAGCAGCGGAATCATCCGGTTCGCGCCCGCCAAGTCGTTCTGCTTGAGCTGGCGGAATTCCTGCTCGAGGTAGACCGTGGTGCGTTCCTGGATTATGGCCGCCAATTGCGCGTCCGACTTGAGGGTCTTCTTCACGAAGGGGATGTCGAACTTGGCTGCGGTGTTCTTGAGGGCAATCTCTTCCACCAGCCCCACGATGGAGATCGCTTGGCCCGATGCGCCCGCGCGGGCGGTACGGCCGGCGCGATGCACGTACACTTCCGGATCGTCCGGATGATCGTACATGAAGACGTGGGACAGGTTCTGGATGTCGATGCCCCGCGCGGCCACGTCGGTGGCCACCAGGAACCGGATTTCGTTGTTCTTGAGATCCTTCATCACCTTCTGGCGCTGCTTCTGGTTCACTTCGCCGGAGATGAGGCCCACCTTGAAGCCGCGGGCCCGCAGGTATTCGTGCACGTAGGCCGTATCGCGCCGGGTATTGCAGAAGACGATGGCCGATTCGGGGTTGGTCTCTTCGATCAGGCGCAGTATGGTCCGATCCTTCTCATGGGGCTCGCATACGTAGTAGATATGCTCCATGTTGGATACGGAAATGTCGGTGGGGCAAAGCGAGAGGAATTTCGGGGCGCGCATGAATTCCTGCGC includes these proteins:
- a CDS encoding DEAD/DEAH box helicase: MSDSTPDSVPEAKSPYDQPSVRIIEPNPPLPDFTFDQFSPALQDVIRSNGWSDLMLVQKKATPYILNAQDIIVQSKTGSGKTGAFVLPLLQVIEKSHRSPQVLIMTPTRELALQVYEETVKFGEPMGISSVAVYGGVAYGPQLDAFKRGVHIVVGTPGRLLDHIINGNLNLKSIRDLVLDEADELLSMGFYPDMKRIHSLLPKDRCTYMFSATMPVNVKRLAQEFMRAPKFLSLCPTDISVSNMEHIYYVCEPHEKDRTILRLIEETNPESAIVFCNTRRDTAYVHEYLRARGFKVGLISGEVNQKQRQKVMKDLKNNEIRFLVATDVAARGIDIQNLSHVFMYDHPDDPEVYVHRAGRTARAGASGQAISIVGLVEEIALKNTAAKFDIPFVKKTLKSDAQLAAIIQERTTVYLEQEFRQLKQNDLAGANRMIPLLESLISSDDEKQVLGMMLHKFYWTHFTGLTEPLPREDEPSEEGAGPRR